In Pristiophorus japonicus isolate sPriJap1 chromosome 3, sPriJap1.hap1, whole genome shotgun sequence, the sequence aaagttcttctcacagtcagaacatttaaaaggtctcttatcagtgtgaacaagttggtgtttaGTGagctgggatgactgagtgaatcccttcccacacatggagcaggtgaacggcctctccccggtgtgagtgcgctggtgtacaGTGAGGTCAGATGATCGCCTGAACCCAGTCCCACAGTGGGAGCACCTGAACggcctctcgtcagtgtgaacacgCTGATGGCAGGTCAGTTCCCCGGAACTTTTATAGCACTTCCCGCAGTCCGGGCATTTGAAGGGTCtttcgtcagtgtgaactcgcccGTGCTTCAGCAGGGCAGAGGAatgagtgaaccccttcccacattCGGGGCAGGTGAACAgggtctccccagtgtgactgcgtcgatgaatttccagctcaaacgggtaactgaatccctttccacagtctccacatttacacggtttctccccagtgtgactgcgcttgtgtctcgacAGGCCAGATGATCTACTGAATCCTCGTCCACAcatagaacacgtgtacggtttctccccgctgtgaaggcTGCTTTTTGTTTCCAtaatcaaaggctgatgatattcaggatTAAATCGAGTGACTGTGTCAGATCTTGATG encodes:
- the LOC139260112 gene encoding zinc finger protein 436-like, whose protein sequence is METKSSLHSGEKPYTCSMCGRGFSRSSGLSRHKRSHTGEKPCKCGDCGKGFSYPFELEIHRRSHTGETLFTCPECGKGFTHSSALLKHGRVHTDERPFKCPDCGKCYKSSGELTCHQRVHTDERPFRCSHCGTGFRRSSDLTVHQRTHTGERPFTCSMCGKGFTQSSQLTKHQLVHTDKRPFKCSDCEKNFKSKKDLLTHQRVHTGEKPFTCSECGKGFTHSSQLLKHQQVHTGERPFTCSVCAKGFTQSSNLLKHQRVHM